One segment of Podarcis muralis chromosome 17, rPodMur119.hap1.1, whole genome shotgun sequence DNA contains the following:
- the OPN1MW3 gene encoding medium-wave-sensitive opsin 3, with protein sequence MTEAWDVAVFAARRRNEDDDTTRDSLFTYTNSNNTRDPFEGPNYHIAPRWVYNITSLWMIFVVVASVFTNGLVLVATAKFKKLRHPLNWILVNLAIADLGETVIASTISVINQIFGYFILGHPMCVLEGYTVSACGITALWSLAIISWERWVVVCKPFGNVKFDAKLAMAGIVFSWVWSCIWTAPPIFGWSRYWPHGLKTSCGPDVFSGSEDPGVQSYMVVLMITCCFLPLAVIILCYLQVWLAIRAVAAQQKESESTQKAEREVSRMVVVMIIAYCFCWGPYTIFACFAAANPGYAFHPLAAALPAFFAKSATIYNPIIYVFMNRQFRNCILQLFGKKVDDGSEVSSTSRTEVSSVSNSSVSPS encoded by the exons ATGACAGAAGCCTGGGATGTGGCTGTATTTGCTGCCCGCCGGCGCAATGAAGATGATGATACCACCAGAGACAGCTTGTTTACTTACACCAACAGCAACAATACTCGGG ACCCTTTTGAAGGTCCAAACTATCACATTGCACCACGATGGGTCTATAACATCACTTCTCTCTGGATGATCTTTGTGGTCGTTGCCTCAGTCTTCACTAATGGTTTGGTATTGGTGGCCACTGCCAAATTCAAGAAGCTACGGCATCCACTCAACTGGATTTTGGTGAACTTGGCAATAGCTGATCTGGGTGAGACAGTTATTGCCAGCACCATCAGCGTCATCAACCAGATCTTTGGCTATTTCATTCTTGGTCATCCCATGTGTGTGTTGGAAGGATACACCGTGTCTGCTTGTG GCATAACAGCCCTCTGGTCTTTAGCCATTATCTCCTGGGAGCGTTGGGTTGTTGTCTGCAAGCCCTTTGGAAATGTCAAGTTTGATGCCAAATTGGCCATGGCTGGCATTGTCTTCTCCTGGGTGTGGTCTTGTATCTGGACAGCACCACCCATCTTTGGCTGGAGTAG GTACTGGCCCCATGGTCTGAAGACATCATGCGGTCCAGATGTATTCAGTGGCAGTGAGGACCCTGGAGTTCAGTCTTACATGGTTGTGCTCATGATCACCTGTTGCTTCCTCCCACTGGCTGTCATCATTCTCTGCTACCTGCAAGTGTGGCTCGCTATCCGTGCG GTTGCTGCCCAGCAGAAGGAGTCGGAATCTACACAGAAAGCTGAGAGGGAAGTATCAAGGATGGTAGTGGTTATGATCATCGCCTATTGCTTCTGCTGGGGACCATATACGATCTttgcctgctttgctgctgccaACCCAGGCTATGCCttccacccccttgcagctgccctgcctgccttctttgcAAAGAGCGCCACCATCTACAACCCCATTATCTACGTCTTCATGAACAGACAG TTCCGTAACTGCATATTGCAGCTCTTTGGCAAGAAGGTTGATGATGGCTCTGAGGTCTCCTCCACTTCCCGCACTGAAGTCTCCTCTGTCTCTAATTCTTCTGTATCGCCATCATAA
- the TEX28 gene encoding testis-specific protein TEX28 isoform X1: protein MVPQSQPSFPSHFEANMMTPMVDLCNSTKGESFQQAEDSASSVEPPRPRSVSVVSTASQLSSRNPKDVLRHRIFHLSEMLRVEKANRDDNTSCYVELVGKADREKAPSIRQAFERINQRSSANIAQLEQRLQDSWAQLKKLEQRIFTSQDSSSSSSAAPAQQQLTTPRNSMSHQPSFSIPRNRTTETCIVEELLPSISESKENRSAQEASSKQILEEEIKQRVQELKAQLLDLREDHKVLEDEWHKLDESWKADKQQMMELLQEEKKRYYHLEVQVNDVIQINLNEITNLKHDLACTEEKMVYQSYERSRDIWEVLDSYQTRLSKLEMQQQAQQQEAMELPQASVYKLYGQLINLLLTIATILLVCVSTISACSLPLLRTRWRALATLLVIVIISAAWKYFPVIREQEWRTWLPSAW, encoded by the exons ATGGTTCCACAGTCACAACCTTCATTCCCCAGTCATTTTGAAGCAAACATGATGA CACCCATGGTGGATCTCTGTAATTCAACCAAGGGAGAATCCTTTCAGCAGGCAGAAGACTCTGCCAGTTCA GTGGAGCCCCCTCGGCCCCGCAGTGTCTCTGTTGTTTCTACCGCTTCCCAATTAAGCAGTCGCAACCCAAAGGATGTCCTACGCCATCGCATATTCCACTTATCTGAGATGCTGCGGGTGGAGAAAGCCAATCGGGATGACAATACCTCATGCTATGTGGAGTTGGTGGGCAAGGCAGACAGAGAGAAAGCACCTTCCATCCGGCAGGCCTTTGAACGTATCAACCAGCGCTCCTCAGCCAATATTGCCCAACTAGAACAGCGTCTGCAGGATTCCTGGGCTCAGCTGAAGAAGTTGGAACAGAGGATTTTTACAAGccaggacagcagcagcagcagcagtgctgctCCTGCCCAGCAGCAGCTCACCACTCCCAGGAACAGCATGTCTCACCAGCCATCCTTCAGCATACCCAGAAACCGCACTACAGAAACTTGCATTGTTGAGgaactccttccttccatctcggAGAGCAAAGAAAACAGGTCTGCTCAAGAGGCTTCCTCAAAGCAAATCCTTGAGGAAGAGATCAAGCAGAGGGTTCAAGAGTTGAAAGCTCAGCTGCTTGATCTTAGAGAAGACCACAAGGTCCTGGAGGATGAGTGGCACAAGCTGGATGAGTCATGGAAGGCTGACAAACAACAGATGATGGAACTGctgcaggaggagaagaagag GTACTACCATCTCGAAGTGCAGGTGAATGATGTGATACAGATAAATCTCAATGAGATCACCAACCTCAAACATGACCTGGCATGCACGGAGGAGAAAATGGTCTATCAGTCTTATGAGAGGTCCCGGGACATCTGG GAGGTGCTGGACTCCTACCAGACCCGGCTGTCCAAACTCGAAATGCAGCAGCAAGCCCAGCAACAGGAGGCAATGGAGCTACCCCAGGCCAGTGTGTATAAACTTTATGGACAGCTCATAAACCTGCTGCTGACCATTGCCACCATTCTCTTGGTGTGTGTTTCCACTATTTCAGCCtgttcccttcctctcctgcGCACTCGCTGGCGTGCCCTGGCCACTCTGCTTGTGATTGTCATCATAAGCGCTGCCTGGAAGTACTTCCCTGTCATTCGTGAACAGGAATGGAGAACATGGCTTCCCTCTGCTTGGTAG
- the TEX28 gene encoding testis-specific protein TEX28 isoform X2: MVDLCNSTKGESFQQAEDSASSVEPPRPRSVSVVSTASQLSSRNPKDVLRHRIFHLSEMLRVEKANRDDNTSCYVELVGKADREKAPSIRQAFERINQRSSANIAQLEQRLQDSWAQLKKLEQRIFTSQDSSSSSSAAPAQQQLTTPRNSMSHQPSFSIPRNRTTETCIVEELLPSISESKENRSAQEASSKQILEEEIKQRVQELKAQLLDLREDHKVLEDEWHKLDESWKADKQQMMELLQEEKKRYYHLEVQVNDVIQINLNEITNLKHDLACTEEKMVYQSYERSRDIWEVLDSYQTRLSKLEMQQQAQQQEAMELPQASVYKLYGQLINLLLTIATILLVCVSTISACSLPLLRTRWRALATLLVIVIISAAWKYFPVIREQEWRTWLPSAW; this comes from the exons ATGGTGGATCTCTGTAATTCAACCAAGGGAGAATCCTTTCAGCAGGCAGAAGACTCTGCCAGTTCA GTGGAGCCCCCTCGGCCCCGCAGTGTCTCTGTTGTTTCTACCGCTTCCCAATTAAGCAGTCGCAACCCAAAGGATGTCCTACGCCATCGCATATTCCACTTATCTGAGATGCTGCGGGTGGAGAAAGCCAATCGGGATGACAATACCTCATGCTATGTGGAGTTGGTGGGCAAGGCAGACAGAGAGAAAGCACCTTCCATCCGGCAGGCCTTTGAACGTATCAACCAGCGCTCCTCAGCCAATATTGCCCAACTAGAACAGCGTCTGCAGGATTCCTGGGCTCAGCTGAAGAAGTTGGAACAGAGGATTTTTACAAGccaggacagcagcagcagcagcagtgctgctCCTGCCCAGCAGCAGCTCACCACTCCCAGGAACAGCATGTCTCACCAGCCATCCTTCAGCATACCCAGAAACCGCACTACAGAAACTTGCATTGTTGAGgaactccttccttccatctcggAGAGCAAAGAAAACAGGTCTGCTCAAGAGGCTTCCTCAAAGCAAATCCTTGAGGAAGAGATCAAGCAGAGGGTTCAAGAGTTGAAAGCTCAGCTGCTTGATCTTAGAGAAGACCACAAGGTCCTGGAGGATGAGTGGCACAAGCTGGATGAGTCATGGAAGGCTGACAAACAACAGATGATGGAACTGctgcaggaggagaagaagag GTACTACCATCTCGAAGTGCAGGTGAATGATGTGATACAGATAAATCTCAATGAGATCACCAACCTCAAACATGACCTGGCATGCACGGAGGAGAAAATGGTCTATCAGTCTTATGAGAGGTCCCGGGACATCTGG GAGGTGCTGGACTCCTACCAGACCCGGCTGTCCAAACTCGAAATGCAGCAGCAAGCCCAGCAACAGGAGGCAATGGAGCTACCCCAGGCCAGTGTGTATAAACTTTATGGACAGCTCATAAACCTGCTGCTGACCATTGCCACCATTCTCTTGGTGTGTGTTTCCACTATTTCAGCCtgttcccttcctctcctgcGCACTCGCTGGCGTGCCCTGGCCACTCTGCTTGTGATTGTCATCATAAGCGCTGCCTGGAAGTACTTCCCTGTCATTCGTGAACAGGAATGGAGAACATGGCTTCCCTCTGCTTGGTAG